In Salvelinus alpinus chromosome 19, SLU_Salpinus.1, whole genome shotgun sequence, the genomic stretch tctgacttagcggtggtaggcagcagcaggctcgtaagcattcattcaaacagcactttcgtgcgtttgccagcagctggcatgacttcaagcctataaaatcccgagattaggctggtgtaaccgatgtgaaatggctagcttgttagcggggtgcgcgctaatagcgtttcaaacgtcactcgctctgagacttggagtagttgttccccttgagtggagcgatgggtaacgatgcttcgaggctGGCTGttttcgatgtgttcctggttcgagcccaggtaggggcgaggagagggacggaagctatactgttacactggcaatactatagtgcctataagaacatccaatagtcaaaggtatatgaaatacaaatggtatagagaaatagtcctataattcctataataacctcaacctaaaacttcttacctgggaatattgaagattcatgttaaaaggaaccaccagctttcatatgttctgagcaaggaacttaaatattagcttttttacatggcacatattgcacttttactttcttctccaacactttgtttttgcattacttaaaccaaattgaacatgtttcattatttatttgaggctaaattgatttgatttatgtattatattaagttaaaataatagtgttcattcagtattgttgtaattgtcattattacaaaaaaataaaaataaaaattgtaaaaaaattggccgattaatcggtatcggcttttttggtcctccaataatcggtatcagtatcggcattgaaaaatcataatcggtcaacctctaaacTGTATATTATTCGTGTTGTCGTACAGCAACGGCTCAGTGAAACTTAAGCTattacagttttaatgtcccattggtaggatagtctcgaacggagctcattcAGTTTATTCTCctgtgattgcacattggccaataggATGGATGGTAGAGACAGGTTACACACTCAccgacgaattctcacaaggcacacCGATCTCTGCCCCCTGTACCTCCGTCTTTTCTTCTTGCGAATAACAGGGATTTGGCCCTGGTCTAGGAGAAACAGTATATCCTTTGCtttggactcattaaagaaaaaatctttgtccagttcgaggtgagtattcactgttctgatatccagaaactcttttcggtcataagagacggcagCAGCAACATTATCTTCAAATCAAGTGGGTTGACGTGCAGGTACCGCTAATAATTAGAAAATAAGGGGTGTTGGGCAAATACAACTAACTAATAGTTCAGGGATGCTGAAACTGCTAACAAAGGGCTGGCCTTTTTAATAATACCCCTAgtctatgtttttttttttgcattggatgcatctcaatccaccgcatccggtGATGTCGCATATCTGCACTGAAaatgtgacagagctagagccctgtttgtcagaccatgagacatcctgaaaatcggtcttctcacaaaatcaccTAACCTTTATGACCCATCTGTGGAAAGATGAGGCTCCCAtgaacacaatggtgttctccattttgctctacgacccccacaagcgtcttgggactcaTTTTATAGTCCTTGTTGGTATTAGATAGAACGCCCACTTGTGGGGAAAACAACCCGTGGTTCCCTAAGTTACCCCATTGGCTCAGTTCAAAAACATGACCCCATTCAAACGCAGTTTTcttgttgtctgcttgttttaatcaattacaaaactacatttaagaaaagCACATGTCTAAAGATTACTGCTCCAAAGCGTTCTCACTACTTAGAAAAACGTAATATTGTAGGgcttccctcatgccccttttcatgacAGTGCAAGCAGCAACTTGGGTGAgtgctagctacctagctaccgacaggaacattaagctagccaagaccaacaacacaaacaaatagACTACACagatacaagtagtgagtggagtatACTAACAAGTTAAATTGATTATTTGTGATAAAATGTTTTTCACACAAATGTTTTCCACTTGCAGCCTACTTGGCCACCGTGTCCCCACATTTCCCATGCCAAATAGCCTGAAGATTTTTGACCTGGTTACACAGCAGCTTTGGCATGTTTTGTTATCCTGTATAACAAAATAGACTTTTACAATGGTGGTCCATTGGAAAGAATGTTTGTTTTCCCAATTCTGTGGACGCGGTCGAGGGAATTacttattattacgtgattatcGACTCGGAATAGCCTAAATACAAATATAGACTCTGAGTGTTGCGTGACGATACCGTAACAACCGCGTGACGCAACATGACAACGTAAAcgcgattggtcgacagtctTTGTTCAATATCCAATGGGATTTCTATCTCCTCTTTTCTGTGATATCTCTGGCCTTTACCCCTCAAACGCTCCCTGTGCCAAACATGGCTTGTGCTTAAGGAACTGCATCCCGGGATATGTAGTCAGTCATTTAGCGACATACCTCCAATTCCAAATGCTTTACCCATCAAAACACAACAAGGACCATGATGCTGCTCGAAATTGCGCATGGGATATCAGACAGCCGATAACTCGTCTATTATGCTACTTCGCTGAAATATAAAGGTACCAGAAAACTGCGAGCGAACAACCATTGGAGCCACTTGAGAAAGTAATAAAGTAAAATATGTACTTTTTCCTGATTTGTGTAATTTAAAGGATGGGATGCGTATCGAAGTGTTTCTCAAATACACTCAATCCATAGGTTGCTTTCTGACTCAGCCTGCCCGCTCGGTGCCTTGATTGAAACAATGCATACAAAGCTTAGTTAGCGAGGATTTGTTAGGCTAGTAGTTAACCTTAGCTAACGCTACATTTGTCGTATGCAAAGTTGAAATGGTAACCTAGTTATCGTTTCATATTATTTTCAGCGCTTCTACAACGCACTGGTCAGCATTTTAGTTGTACTTCACATGAACTCGTGTGTAAGTTAGCTATTTGCATTGCGTGCACATTTAGCATTTTGCCTATTGAGAGGCTAGTTACTGTAGCAAACAGCTATAGCATCCCCCTGCCCGCCATCTTTTTAAAGGAATAGATGTGATGCACAATCATATGCACCCGGTCGCTAAATTGTAAATGGCTACTATTTTGTGAAATAAAGGGTGTACGCCCAGTCGAGTAACTAGCTAATCTGTCTACATTTAGCCATATGGATTTGTGATTGCTAAACGTGCCGGATTTTGGCGTAGTTTATTATCCTACAATGTGTACTTTTGTGAATGTTGATCTCTGCATCATTGCTGTTGCCCAGCGAAATGCTCACTTCTTTGCCCCTGTTAGCAATTCTAAGTGGTCTGTGTAAGTTATATTACTTTGGCTACATGTATGTGTACTCACATTTTAGATTCATTTGACTTTTAGTTTATTAGAATTTAGCCACCACTCCATAGCTCAATCATTCTCATAAAATATTAGCCCAATTGACTCGATTTGACTACTGTCTGTGAGGATGGCATCTGAAGGTCTCATATTTTCTGAACAACACTTCTTTAATTTTCTAATTCCAATATTTGACTATTTTGTTTGGCAGGGCACATACACTCAGGTGGTGATGGGATGTGTGTACTGCTGGAGGAATAATGAGCTGAAAGAGGAGCAAAGTATCCATTGAAAACACTAGACTCAGACGTTTTGTAGAACAGGGAAGAAGTGCTCTCCTGTTGCCAGTATGTCGGCTGTTCCTGCGTCCGCCCCGGCACTTGTCAATCCCTCGCCACCAGAGTTCACCAACCCCAACAAGCCTGGCCGGAAAACAAACCAACTACAGTACATGCAGAACGTTGTGGTGAAGACTCTATGGAAGCATCAGTTTGCGTGGCCCTTTTACACACCTGTGGATGCCATCAAATTATGTCTCGCCGTAAGTCAATTCCACACTCAGTAGTTTTCTCTCTGTTATTGGTAGTCAGTATGGGGTACTAAAAGCAGAGCCTTAatgctagaatccttaattgaaacaataacaaagtgtggaccccacctctgttttggtaaaaagctgagggatggacctggagaaatgtaaccactctcaaattcatagactgaGCTATGGattcaaggactgaccatccataatATCAAATgcatagttttaaccatgttttgaggctacaaTGTTTGTTTACGTTTAATAAACATTGGAGTGAAACAGGCTTATAtattgggttctgatggggtatgacagttgaactattCTCATGagacatttctaagttatattctccAAGAATCAGTGGGTATATGTCATTAATGTCTAAGTCTAAAATGTATGTAGTAACAAAGGATTCTAGCTTTGACAATATTTGGCTCTGGGTAAAAGTAGGTTGTTGCATTTTAATATATAcactgtgtggatgtgtgtacaTTTTGGTGTGAttcctaactaaccctaacccctcattGTTGAACAATCATATAATCTTAAAATGTTTTCTTTATTTCCTGGCTGTTATGTTATTGCTCATTCATAGTGAATTCTACTTCCCTCTTGATGCTGTCATATAGGACTATCATAAAGTTATCAAGAGCCCaatggacatgggaacaataaagAAGAGGCTAGAGAATAACTACTACTGGAGTGCCAGCGAGTGTATGCAGGACTTCAATACAATGTTTACCAACTGTTATATCTACAACAAGGTAAATTCTCCTTTGCCATTCATAAAAATATAGATGTGAAAAACAACAAGGTCCGCACTCAACAAGTAGTTCAAAGAGCTTATTTCCTTTAGCAGTTTTTTCACTGGATCACATACAGATGTTTACACACACAGATGGTTTTTCAGTGACATTGATGAAGACTTTTGAACTGTATTTTGACTCATTACGAGGAGGATGTATTTACACTTCCTCTAGTCGGTCTAGAGGTGCCCCGTAGGCATTTTTGATAGCTGTGATGATTTTGATCAAGCAAACCATCTGACCTTGTTCACCTTAATCTTGACCCATAACTCATCCTTTCTTGTGTTCCCACAGCCTACAGATGACATTGTGCTGATGGCCCAAGCTCTAGAGAAGATATTCTTACAGAAAGTGGCCCAAATGCCTCAGGAGGAGGTGGAGCTGCTACCACCGGCGCCCAAAGTCAAAGCAGCCCGCAAACCAGGGGGGCCCGTTACTGCAGGCAAGTCCAGCCTTTCACAGTTGATAGGGACTCATGCGCTAAGGAAATGTCTGTCATTTACACATTTTTGCTTCCATCATCTTTCTTGCAGAGAGCCAAGCACAGGGTGAGTCGACGGATTCACCCCCATCTTCTTACCCCAGCTCCCCTCCACTTCTGTCTCAGACTCCTGTCATAGCAGCCACGCCAGTGCCAACCATTACATCTGTTACCCCTGTCCGAGCTGTGCCTACCGCTGCCTCCATGATGGCTGTGGTTCCAACGGCACAGCCAGTCATCAAAGTAAGTCCCAGAGAGACAGGCCGCTCTAGGGGGTCTTTTCATTTAGCTCTACAGTCCAACGGAATATTCTTGTGGGGAGCGCATTTTACAGTTCTACTCGTCAAAATGTTCTCTTAGGATATAATCTATTAGAAATCTGAGAGAAATTCTAATATGCCATATCTTGATGAAGAGAAACAGGCTACTGATATATTTGCGTTTGGCCATTGTCATTTCCACAGAAAAAGGGGGTCAAGCGGAAAGCGGACACAACAACTCCCACCACCTCAGCAATCTCGGCCAGTAGAAGTGACTCCCCTACCCAGCTCCTAGAATCCAAACAGGAGAATGTCTTGTCCAGGCGGGAGAGCACAGTGCGGTCTGTCAAGCCCCTCAAGAAGGACACAGAGGATGGAGAGGTGCCCCTGCTCAGTGGCAAGAAAGGCAAGCTCGGCGAGCAGCTGAAGCACTGCGAAGTCATCCTGAAGGAGATGCTGTCCAAGAAGTACACGGCCCACGCTTGGCCTTTCTACAAGCCTGTAGACGCAGAAGCGCTAGAACTGCATGACTACCATGAGATCATCAAACACCCCATGGACCTGAGCACTGTCAAAGTAGGTTCCCTATTCACTCCCTCGACTCACTCCTAACTCTTCTAAATTACCCTCCAAAGCCTGGCTGTTTGCTTGGTGGAGGAAAATAATACGaccaatgtttttatttggtggttAAGAATAGTTCAAATGGAACTATCCCTCAACAACAGTCACTGCTAAGGGGAGGACAATTACACCTGTTTTGCTAGTATATTTGTTTTGAGTTTTATAGAGATCTTTATCTCAGTAATAAGGCTCTGACTGTTTGCTCTGTAACCACAGAAAAAAATGGACAGTCGAGATTACCAAGATGCCCAAAGCTTTGCGACAGACGTCCGGTTAATGTTTTCAAATTGCTACAAGTACAACCCCCCTGACCACGAGGTTGTTGCGATGGCCAGGAAGCTCCAGGTAGGATAAGATGAATCAGATATCTACACCACCTCATTGGAGGGCTGTCGGTTGAACTACCCCTTGTCTTGTGTTTCTCAGGATGTGTTTGAGATGCGATTTGCCAAGATGCCAGACGAGCCCATCGAAGCCACCCAGCTCTCCACCATGCCGGTGGTAAGCAAGAGTACAGAGAGCAGTGAGAGCAGCGGCAACACCTCCAGTTCGGAGAGCTCCGACTCAGAGGAGGAGCGGGCCACGCGGCTCGCCGAACTGCAGGAACAGGTG encodes the following:
- the LOC139545815 gene encoding bromodomain-containing protein 3-like; protein product: MSAVPASAPALVNPSPPEFTNPNKPGRKTNQLQYMQNVVVKTLWKHQFAWPFYTPVDAIKLCLADYHKVIKSPMDMGTIKKRLENNYYWSASECMQDFNTMFTNCYIYNKPTDDIVLMAQALEKIFLQKVAQMPQEEVELLPPAPKVKAARKPGGPVTAESQAQGESTDSPPSSYPSSPPLLSQTPVIAATPVPTITSVTPVRAVPTAASMMAVVPTAQPVIKKKGVKRKADTTTPTTSAISASRSDSPTQLLESKQENVLSRRESTVRSVKPLKKDTEDGEVPLLSGKKGKLGEQLKHCEVILKEMLSKKYTAHAWPFYKPVDAEALELHDYHEIIKHPMDLSTVKKKMDSRDYQDAQSFATDVRLMFSNCYKYNPPDHEVVAMARKLQDVFEMRFAKMPDEPIEATQLSTMPVVSKSTESSESSGNTSSSESSDSEEERATRLAELQEQVGSEQQITVEHPNGNRAGGKNGCAKRFQLKAVHEQLAVLSQAPVSKPKKMEKKQKDKKKDKEKDKANKGKAEDEKKPKSAQQTKPANQKKAPARKPNRTGAATRQPKKGTKVAAGNNESEEEPSLPMSYDEKRQLSLDINRLPGEKLGRVVHIIQAREPSLRDSNPDEIEIDFETLKPSTLRELERYVKSCLQKKQRKLLQKAGSAPAGGASRMSGSSSSSDSGSSSSSGSSSESSDSD